One Benincasa hispida cultivar B227 chromosome 5, ASM972705v1, whole genome shotgun sequence genomic window carries:
- the LOC120078362 gene encoding U3 small nucleolar RNA-associated protein 18 homolog isoform X2 has translation MSLISQNVAVISSMENVTGENIVGLSSPLRNVDASDVENSGLDTTRVKKRKKEHKKEDEQLVKEQQKEMKKLETFLFGSLYSPVEFGKDEEQNGFSSDEKVPALYIMDRSANNSLSAYEGDFGLIHESTNEKEPQQRKPAWVDEEEEKATVNITNVSRLRKLRKEEDENSISGSEYVLRLRAQHAKLNPGTEWAQLDAQSRGGSDDDDQSSDDESAVTLADGHDNVDSIDDILRTSENLAVKRGAKLLPGLLEYSRLVDANAEEPSNGPINSVQFHHNAQLLLATGLDRKLRFFQIDGKRNMKIQSIFLEDCPIQKASFLPNGSQVIIAGRRKFFYSLDLVKAKVDKIGPLVGRDEKSLEVFEVSPDSSTIAFIGNEGYILLVSTKTKELIGTLKMNGSVRSLAFADDGRQLLSSGGDGQVYHWDLRTRTCIHKGVDEGCINGTALCTSPNGALFAAGSDSGIVNIYNRQEFLGGKKKPLRAIENLTTKVDFLKFNHDAQILAICSRMKKSSLKLIHVPSFTIFSNWPPPKKNLQYPSCLDFSPEGGYMAVGNAAGKTL, from the exons ATGAGTTTAATATCACAAAATGTTGCTGTAATTAGTAGTATGGAGAATGTTACAGGGGAGAATATTGTTGGCTTGTCATCTCCGTTGAGAAACGTAGATGCTAGTGATGTAGAAAACTCTGGTCTAGATACTACTAGGgtaaagaagagaaagaaagagcacaagaaagaagatgaacaacTAGTAAAAGAACAACAAAAGGAAATGAAGAAGCTTGAAACCTTTCTTTTTGGATCACTCTATTCCCCTGTTGAATTTGGGAAGGATGAAGAGCAAAATGGTTTTAGTTCTGATGAGAAAGTTCCTGCTTTGTACATAATGGATCGCTCTGCAAACAATTCCCTTTCTGCATATGAAGGTGATTTTGGGCTCATACATGAGAGTACGAATGAGAAGGAACCTCAGCAAAGAAAACCAGCATGGGTCGACGAGGAAGAGGAGAAGGCAACGGTTAATATTACTAATGTTAGTAGACTGAGAAAATTgaggaaggaagaagatgagaatTCGATATCTGGCTCAGAGTACGTGTTAAGACTGAGGGCTCAGCATGCCAAGCTAAACCCAGGTACCGAGTGGGCTCAACTTGATGCACAATCCAGGGGTGGCAGTGATGACGATGATCAATCATCAGATGATGAAAGTGCAGTTACATTGGCTGATGGTCATGATAATGTCGATTCTATCGATGATATCCTCCGAACAAGTGAGAATCTCGCTGTGAAGAGAGGTGCAAAATTGTTGCCTGGACTTCTTGAATACTCAAGACTTGTAGATGCTAATGCAGAGGAGCCATCTAATGGTCCTATCAATTCGGTTCAGTTTCATCACAATGCTCAGTTACTACTAGCCACTGGGTTGGATCGAAAGCTTAGATTTTTTCAGATTGATGGTAAACGGAATATGAAAATTCAGAGCATTTTTCTTGAGGATTGCCCCATTCAAAAGGCATCATTTTTGCCTAATGGATCTCAGGTTATCATAGCTGGGAGGAGAAAGTTCTTCTATAGCCTCGATCTAGTGAAAGCAAAAGTAGATAAAATTGGTCCTCTTGTAGGTAGAGACGAGAAAAGCCTTGAAGTTTTTGAAGTTTCCCCTGATTCTAGCACAATTGCATTTATTGGTAATGAAGGTTATATCCTGTTAGTGTCAACCAAAACAAAGGAGCTCATCGGGACGCTTAAGATGAATGGAAGTGTTCGTTCTTTGGCATTCGCAGATGATGGACGACAGCTACTGAGCTCCGGTGGTGACGGGCAGGTCTACCACTGGGATTTAAGAACAAGAACATGCATCCACAAGGGTGTCGACGAAGGTTGCATCAATGGTACTGCATTATGTACCTCTCCAAATGGAGCATTGTTTGCAGCTGGTTCTGATAGTGGCATTGTTAACATCTATAATAGACAAGAATTCTTAGGGGGCAAGAAGAAGCCATTGAGAGCCATTGAGAATCTGACCACCAAGGTAGACTTTCTTAAATTCAATCATGACGCTCAAATATTGGCTATCTGTTCAAGAATGAAGAAAAGTAGTTTGAAGTTGATACATGTTCCTTCTTTTACTATATTTTCGAACTGGCCGCCACCGAAGAAGAACCTTCAGTATCCTTCATGTTTGGATTTCAGTCCTGAAGGAGGTTACATGGCTGTGGGAAATGCTGCTGGAAAG actttgtag
- the LOC120078362 gene encoding U3 small nucleolar RNA-associated protein 18 homolog isoform X1 yields the protein MSLISQNVAVISSMENVTGENIVGLSSPLRNVDASDVENSGLDTTRVKKRKKEHKKEDEQLVKEQQKEMKKLETFLFGSLYSPVEFGKDEEQNGFSSDEKVPALYIMDRSANNSLSAYEGDFGLIHESTNEKEPQQRKPAWVDEEEEKATVNITNVSRLRKLRKEEDENSISGSEYVLRLRAQHAKLNPGTEWAQLDAQSRGGSDDDDQSSDDESAVTLADGHDNVDSIDDILRTSENLAVKRGAKLLPGLLEYSRLVDANAEEPSNGPINSVQFHHNAQLLLATGLDRKLRFFQIDGKRNMKIQSIFLEDCPIQKASFLPNGSQVIIAGRRKFFYSLDLVKAKVDKIGPLVGRDEKSLEVFEVSPDSSTIAFIGNEGYILLVSTKTKELIGTLKMNGSVRSLAFADDGRQLLSSGGDGQVYHWDLRTRTCIHKGVDEGCINGTALCTSPNGALFAAGSDSGIVNIYNRQEFLGGKKKPLRAIENLTTKVDFLKFNHDAQILAICSRMKKSSLKLIHVPSFTIFSNWPPPKKNLQYPSCLDFSPEGGYMAVGNAAGKVLLYKLHHYHHA from the coding sequence ATGAGTTTAATATCACAAAATGTTGCTGTAATTAGTAGTATGGAGAATGTTACAGGGGAGAATATTGTTGGCTTGTCATCTCCGTTGAGAAACGTAGATGCTAGTGATGTAGAAAACTCTGGTCTAGATACTACTAGGgtaaagaagagaaagaaagagcacaagaaagaagatgaacaacTAGTAAAAGAACAACAAAAGGAAATGAAGAAGCTTGAAACCTTTCTTTTTGGATCACTCTATTCCCCTGTTGAATTTGGGAAGGATGAAGAGCAAAATGGTTTTAGTTCTGATGAGAAAGTTCCTGCTTTGTACATAATGGATCGCTCTGCAAACAATTCCCTTTCTGCATATGAAGGTGATTTTGGGCTCATACATGAGAGTACGAATGAGAAGGAACCTCAGCAAAGAAAACCAGCATGGGTCGACGAGGAAGAGGAGAAGGCAACGGTTAATATTACTAATGTTAGTAGACTGAGAAAATTgaggaaggaagaagatgagaatTCGATATCTGGCTCAGAGTACGTGTTAAGACTGAGGGCTCAGCATGCCAAGCTAAACCCAGGTACCGAGTGGGCTCAACTTGATGCACAATCCAGGGGTGGCAGTGATGACGATGATCAATCATCAGATGATGAAAGTGCAGTTACATTGGCTGATGGTCATGATAATGTCGATTCTATCGATGATATCCTCCGAACAAGTGAGAATCTCGCTGTGAAGAGAGGTGCAAAATTGTTGCCTGGACTTCTTGAATACTCAAGACTTGTAGATGCTAATGCAGAGGAGCCATCTAATGGTCCTATCAATTCGGTTCAGTTTCATCACAATGCTCAGTTACTACTAGCCACTGGGTTGGATCGAAAGCTTAGATTTTTTCAGATTGATGGTAAACGGAATATGAAAATTCAGAGCATTTTTCTTGAGGATTGCCCCATTCAAAAGGCATCATTTTTGCCTAATGGATCTCAGGTTATCATAGCTGGGAGGAGAAAGTTCTTCTATAGCCTCGATCTAGTGAAAGCAAAAGTAGATAAAATTGGTCCTCTTGTAGGTAGAGACGAGAAAAGCCTTGAAGTTTTTGAAGTTTCCCCTGATTCTAGCACAATTGCATTTATTGGTAATGAAGGTTATATCCTGTTAGTGTCAACCAAAACAAAGGAGCTCATCGGGACGCTTAAGATGAATGGAAGTGTTCGTTCTTTGGCATTCGCAGATGATGGACGACAGCTACTGAGCTCCGGTGGTGACGGGCAGGTCTACCACTGGGATTTAAGAACAAGAACATGCATCCACAAGGGTGTCGACGAAGGTTGCATCAATGGTACTGCATTATGTACCTCTCCAAATGGAGCATTGTTTGCAGCTGGTTCTGATAGTGGCATTGTTAACATCTATAATAGACAAGAATTCTTAGGGGGCAAGAAGAAGCCATTGAGAGCCATTGAGAATCTGACCACCAAGGTAGACTTTCTTAAATTCAATCATGACGCTCAAATATTGGCTATCTGTTCAAGAATGAAGAAAAGTAGTTTGAAGTTGATACATGTTCCTTCTTTTACTATATTTTCGAACTGGCCGCCACCGAAGAAGAACCTTCAGTATCCTTCATGTTTGGATTTCAGTCCTGAAGGAGGTTACATGGCTGTGGGAAATGCTGCTGGAAAGGTATTATTGTATAAACTACATCATTATCATCATGCTTAG